A stretch of the Vitis riparia cultivar Riparia Gloire de Montpellier isolate 1030 chromosome 13, EGFV_Vit.rip_1.0, whole genome shotgun sequence genome encodes the following:
- the LOC117927658 gene encoding protein YIPF5 homolog codes for MSKEFNVPPVVFPAGGNPGPAAVAQRRLPTAPFQPPRPANPSIPFMSFDVGSAAAATSFPAPQFGGNTIGIGSNFDDEPPLLEELGINTKQIWNKTVSILNPFRVNPNLHEDADLSGPFLFLMSFGLFQLLAGKIHFGIILGWVIVAALFLYVVFNMLAGRNGNLDLYRCLSLIGYCMLPLVILSAFSLFVPQGGLVIFGMAAVFVLWSTRVCTRLLVELASCGDEHRGLITYACFLIYMLFSLLVIF; via the coding sequence ATGTCCAAGGAGTTCAATGTTCCGCCGGTGGTCTTCCCCGCAGGCGGCAATCCCGGACCCGCTGCTGTGGCGCAACGCCGCCTTCCCACCGCCCCGTTCCAGCCGCCGCGCCCTGCAAATCCTAGCATCCCGTTCATGTCCTTCGACGTGGGCTCCGCGGCCGCTGCGACGTCGTTTCCAGCCCCCCAGTTCGGCGGCAACACCATCGGCATCGGCTCCAACTTCGACGACGAGCCGCCGCTTCTCGAAGAGCTTGGTATCAATACCAAGCAAATCTGGAACAAGACGGTATCGATCCTCAATCCTTTTCGTGTGAACCCGAATCTTCACGAGGACGCCGATTTATCGGGACCATTTCTGTTCTTGATGAGTTTCGGATTGTTTCAATTGCTCGCCGGGAAGATACATTTCGGTATAATCTTGGGTTGGGTTATCGTAGCTGCTTTGTTCTTGTATGTTGTCTTCAACATGTTGGCTGGGAGGAATGGGAATTTGGATCTTTACAGGTGTTTGAGTTTGATTGGGTATTGTATGCTGCCACTGGTGATTTTATCGGCGTTTTCCTTGTTTGTTCCCCAAGGTGGGCTGGTGATTTTCGGGATGGCGGCGGTTTTTGTGCTATGGTCCACGAGGGTTTGCACCAGGCTCCTGGTGGAGCTGGCATCCTGTGGAGATGAGCATCGGGGGTTGATAACGTATGCCTGTTTCTTGATTTACATGTTGTTCTCTCTGTTAGTTATATTTTGA